A region of Chloracidobacterium sp. DNA encodes the following proteins:
- a CDS encoding RNA-binding protein: MREKELIMKLYVGNLSFNTTSQDLSTLFGEIGPVESANLIEDRETGRSRGFAFIEMSNKADGETAISQLNGKEVDGRELKVNEAKPQVRDNNGGGGYGGGGGKRW, from the coding sequence ATGCGGGAAAAGGAATTAATAATGAAATTATACGTAGGAAATCTTTCCTTCAACACAACCAGTCAGGATCTAAGCACACTTTTTGGTGAGATCGGCCCTGTAGAATCAGCAAATTTGATCGAAGATCGTGAAACTGGACGTTCGCGCGGCTTTGCATTTATCGAAATGTCGAACAAGGCTGACGGCGAGACTGCGATCTCACAGCTCAACGGCAAAGAAGTAGATGGCCGTGAACTAAAGGTCAACGAAGCTAAACCACAGGTTCGCGATAACAACGGCGGCGGTGGTTACGGCGGCGGTGGCGGAAAACGCTGGTAG
- the infA gene encoding translation initiation factor IF-1, which produces MEKEQLIEIAGVVIDKQPNAYFKVKVNDSEHIVLATISGRMRRNRIRILMGDRVDLELSPYDLSKGRITYRHK; this is translated from the coding sequence ATTGAAAAAGAGCAGCTTATTGAAATAGCAGGTGTCGTGATCGATAAACAACCGAACGCCTATTTTAAAGTTAAGGTCAACGATAGCGAGCACATTGTGCTGGCTACTATATCAGGCCGCATGCGTCGCAACCGCATCCGAATCCTCATGGGCGACCGCGTCGATCTGGAACTTTCACCATACGACCTTAGCAAAGGCCGGATTACCTACAGGCATAAATAG